The following are encoded together in the Bradyrhizobium genosp. L genome:
- a CDS encoding NAD(P)/FAD-dependent oxidoreductase has product MHNGSRIKRRDLLALIGTVAGSSAMYHAMTSLGFASESAYKGPIKLGGNAKGASVLILGAGLAGMTAALELRKAGYKVEILEYNSRPGGRNWTIRGGDSFVELGGAKQKCEFAEGLYINPGPWRIPYHHRALLDYCRRLNVTLEPFIQLNHNAYLHSARAFDGTPQRIRSIKADFQGQVSELLAKVTQQGKLDEIVTKEDQEILLQSLRAWGALDRDYKYNANLESAEFRGYARDPGGGLSADPLPSDPISLSEILRSRLWRYLQAFARYNFQTTMFQPVGGMDMIGKAFAREVGDLIRYDTKVTQIQQNGSGVTVSYYDAAKSSALQQATADWCVCTIPLPILSQMQLDVSAPMKNAIDSLPYAAAVKIGLQFKRRFWEEDEAIYGGISFTDLPIRQIGYPSYSFNRAGRGILLGAYLFEGANSYEFTAMSPAERVSSAVAFGAKIHPQYKQEFETGVAVAWHRVPFTLGCSGEWSDAGRAQHYRNLCQIDGRIVLAGEHASDLPAWQEGAILSALDAISRLHERVVKI; this is encoded by the coding sequence GTGCACAACGGATCTCGGATCAAGCGGCGGGACTTGCTCGCGCTGATCGGCACCGTCGCCGGCAGTTCGGCGATGTATCATGCGATGACGAGCCTCGGCTTCGCATCGGAATCCGCCTACAAGGGCCCGATCAAGCTTGGCGGCAACGCCAAAGGCGCTTCGGTGCTGATCCTCGGCGCGGGGCTTGCGGGCATGACGGCGGCGCTGGAATTGCGCAAGGCCGGCTACAAGGTCGAGATCCTCGAGTACAACAGTCGCCCCGGCGGCCGCAACTGGACCATCCGCGGCGGCGACAGCTTTGTCGAGCTCGGCGGCGCCAAGCAGAAGTGCGAGTTCGCGGAGGGGCTGTACATCAATCCGGGCCCGTGGCGGATTCCCTATCACCACCGCGCGCTGCTCGATTACTGCCGCCGGCTGAACGTGACGCTGGAGCCCTTCATCCAGCTCAACCACAACGCCTATTTGCATTCGGCGCGCGCCTTCGACGGCACACCGCAACGCATTCGCAGCATCAAGGCGGATTTCCAGGGCCAGGTCTCGGAGCTGCTCGCCAAAGTCACGCAACAGGGCAAGCTCGACGAGATCGTCACCAAGGAAGATCAGGAGATCCTGCTGCAATCGCTGCGGGCCTGGGGCGCGCTCGACCGCGACTACAAGTACAATGCCAATCTGGAATCCGCCGAGTTCCGCGGCTATGCGCGCGATCCCGGCGGCGGGCTCAGCGCCGATCCGCTGCCGAGCGACCCGATCTCGCTCTCCGAGATCCTGCGCTCGCGGCTATGGCGGTATCTGCAGGCCTTCGCGCGCTACAATTTCCAGACCACCATGTTCCAGCCGGTCGGCGGCATGGACATGATCGGCAAGGCGTTTGCGCGCGAGGTCGGCGATCTCATCCGCTACGACACCAAGGTGACGCAGATCCAGCAGAACGGCTCCGGCGTCACCGTGAGCTATTACGACGCCGCGAAATCGTCGGCGCTGCAGCAGGCGACCGCCGACTGGTGCGTCTGCACCATTCCGCTGCCGATCCTGAGCCAGATGCAGCTCGACGTCAGCGCGCCGATGAAGAACGCGATCGATTCGTTGCCCTATGCCGCCGCGGTGAAGATCGGGCTGCAGTTCAAACGGCGGTTCTGGGAAGAGGACGAGGCGATCTATGGCGGCATCAGCTTCACCGACCTGCCGATCCGGCAGATCGGCTATCCGAGCTATAGCTTCAACCGCGCCGGCCGCGGCATCCTGCTCGGTGCCTATCTGTTCGAGGGCGCCAATTCCTACGAGTTCACCGCGATGTCGCCGGCCGAGCGCGTCTCGAGCGCGGTCGCATTCGGCGCCAAGATCCATCCGCAATACAAGCAGGAGTTCGAGACCGGTGTCGCGGTGGCCTGGCACCGCGTGCCCTTTACGCTCGGCTGCAGCGGCGAATGGAGCGATGCCGGGCGGGCGCAGCACTACCGCAACCTCTGCCAAATCGATGGCCGCATCGTGCTGGCGGGCGAGCATGCCTCCGATCTGCCGGCCTGGCAGGAGGGCGCGATCCTCTCCGCGCTCGACGCCATCAGCCGGCTGCACGAACGCGTGGTGAAGATATGA
- a CDS encoding SCO family protein, protein MAIAGNATHAMSEDAFAGLVDRLAADPAGSVQLTDLLREEHPLYGGRGAATVVRMRGWILLALARASLSDQALIFVLEELDTGLDPYLVAAAARALRSHTQPNERFAPFLARALDQVRYHDEPISFASYGEYATSSSGTSAVAELLATLAWLGPNAQMVLPALTRWRAEQGLSRKLRLDLDRTLQAIRAPATGVPSCCGGLPDGKTIPSRTAAARSDPKSIDAVVLQDQDGKLLTFSEFFRGCPSIVVFFYTRCDNPMKCSLSVTKLARIQALLGAQGLSERLRTAAITYDPEFDRPERLRVYGKDRAVRMDENHRMLRAVEGHEALRDYFELGVNYVESLVNRHRIELYVLDGAGQVAVSFERLHWDEEQIVAAAVATLNEQGSRAQA, encoded by the coding sequence ATGGCGATCGCCGGCAACGCAACGCACGCGATGTCGGAAGACGCGTTCGCCGGCCTGGTCGACCGGCTGGCCGCCGATCCGGCCGGCTCGGTGCAGCTCACGGATCTACTCCGCGAGGAACATCCACTCTATGGCGGGCGGGGAGCCGCGACCGTCGTCCGGATGCGCGGCTGGATTCTGCTCGCGCTGGCGCGCGCCTCCCTCTCCGACCAGGCGCTGATCTTCGTGCTGGAAGAGCTCGATACCGGTCTCGATCCCTATCTGGTCGCCGCGGCTGCCCGGGCCTTGCGCTCCCACACGCAGCCGAACGAGAGGTTTGCGCCGTTCCTTGCGCGCGCCCTCGACCAGGTCCGATACCATGACGAGCCGATCTCGTTTGCGAGCTACGGCGAGTACGCCACGTCATCCTCCGGCACGAGCGCGGTGGCCGAATTGCTGGCGACCCTGGCCTGGCTCGGTCCGAACGCGCAAATGGTTCTGCCCGCGCTCACACGCTGGCGCGCCGAGCAGGGGCTGTCGCGCAAGCTGCGCCTCGATCTCGATCGGACCCTGCAGGCCATCCGCGCGCCTGCGACTGGCGTTCCGTCCTGCTGCGGCGGCCTGCCGGACGGCAAGACGATCCCGAGCCGAACGGCGGCGGCGCGCTCCGATCCCAAATCGATCGACGCCGTGGTGCTGCAGGATCAGGACGGCAAGCTGCTGACGTTCTCCGAATTCTTTCGCGGCTGCCCGTCCATCGTGGTGTTCTTCTATACGCGCTGCGACAATCCGATGAAGTGCTCGCTCAGCGTCACCAAGCTTGCGCGCATCCAGGCATTGCTCGGCGCGCAAGGGCTCTCGGAGCGCCTCCGCACGGCCGCGATCACCTACGATCCGGAGTTCGATCGGCCCGAACGGCTGCGTGTCTACGGCAAGGACCGCGCCGTGCGGATGGATGAAAACCACCGGATGCTGCGGGCCGTCGAGGGCCATGAGGCGCTGCGTGACTATTTCGAGCTCGGCGTCAATTACGTCGAGTCGCTGGTGAACCGCCACCGCATCGAGCTTTATGTCCTCGATGGCGCGGGGCAGGTCGCGGTGTCCTTCGAACGGCTCCACTGGGACGAGGAGCAGATCGTGGCCGCGGCGGTTGCGACGTTGAACGAGCAGGGCAGCCGCGCTCAGGCCTGA
- a CDS encoding tyrosinase family protein: MSDPTGANAATVSVKIAGVSAANGGAVGFRSGTSGAFASTLTLTVPTDGTTVPFFAAGKFGQPSTSNGDVKIEARVGSTLVGSADLMVRVRKNANKLTNAERDRFVAAFAKLNNQGLGRYSDFNNMHKGPNLSQAHNAPGFLPWHRSYLLDLERDLQAIDSSVTLPYWRFDEPAPNIFTLDFLGQSDANGTVKFRNGNPLEFWRTDNTLGISRTPDFPTSEAPPNPASEDDTLALGAQFRTFRNMEGDPHGLAHTSFGGFIHDPPTAAKDPLFFLLHCNVDRLWAKWQRKNARFNPADASSFDEQRTSKPGHRLNDTMWPWNGITRATDPTRPVTAPGGPMSASPCVAAPGLQPRVRDCIDYHGAIDAAANMGFDYDDVQF, encoded by the coding sequence GTGAGCGACCCCACCGGCGCCAACGCTGCAACCGTGAGCGTCAAGATCGCGGGCGTCTCGGCGGCAAACGGCGGCGCAGTCGGATTCCGCAGCGGCACCAGTGGCGCCTTCGCGAGCACGCTGACGCTGACCGTCCCGACCGACGGTACCACCGTTCCGTTCTTCGCGGCCGGCAAGTTCGGCCAGCCGAGCACCAGCAATGGCGACGTCAAGATCGAGGCGCGCGTCGGCAGCACGCTGGTCGGATCAGCCGATCTGATGGTGCGCGTCCGCAAGAACGCCAACAAGCTCACCAACGCCGAGCGCGATCGGTTTGTCGCGGCATTCGCCAAGCTCAACAATCAGGGGCTCGGGCGCTACAGCGACTTCAACAACATGCACAAGGGTCCCAATTTGTCGCAGGCGCACAACGCGCCCGGCTTCCTGCCCTGGCACCGCTCCTATCTGCTCGACCTGGAGCGCGACCTCCAGGCGATCGACTCCAGCGTGACGCTGCCCTACTGGCGCTTCGACGAACCCGCGCCGAATATCTTCACGCTCGACTTCCTCGGGCAATCCGACGCGAATGGAACGGTGAAATTCCGCAACGGCAATCCGCTGGAATTCTGGAGGACCGATAACACCCTGGGGATATCCCGCACGCCGGACTTTCCGACGTCGGAGGCGCCGCCGAATCCGGCGAGCGAGGACGATACGCTGGCGCTGGGCGCGCAATTCCGGACCTTCCGCAACATGGAAGGCGATCCGCACGGGCTCGCACATACCAGCTTCGGCGGCTTCATCCACGATCCGCCGACGGCGGCGAAAGATCCGCTGTTCTTCCTGCTCCACTGCAACGTCGATCGTCTGTGGGCCAAATGGCAGCGCAAGAACGCCCGCTTCAACCCGGCGGACGCGTCATCGTTCGATGAACAACGCACCAGCAAGCCGGGTCATCGACTGAACGACACGATGTGGCCGTGGAACGGCATCACCCGCGCCACCGACCCGACCCGTCCGGTGACGGCGCCGGGCGGACCCATGTCCGCGTCGCCCTGTGTCGCGGCGCCGGGCCTGCAGCCGCGCGTGCGCGACTGCATCGACTACCACGGCGCCATCGATGCTGCGGCCAACATGGGGTTCGACTATGATGACGTCCAGTTCTAG
- a CDS encoding GlsB/YeaQ/YmgE family stress response membrane protein, producing the protein MHLSNQSVLVIIFVGIVAGWLAGRVMQGGGFGLIGDLLVGLLGAFIGDWLLPRLGIHLGVGLVAAILNAFIGAVVFLLILRLINGGFGYRRRWNW; encoded by the coding sequence ATGCATCTTTCCAATCAAAGTGTGCTCGTGATCATCTTTGTCGGAATTGTCGCGGGCTGGCTCGCCGGTCGTGTCATGCAAGGCGGCGGCTTTGGCTTGATCGGCGACCTTCTTGTCGGTCTGCTCGGCGCGTTCATCGGAGACTGGTTGCTGCCTCGCCTCGGCATTCACCTCGGCGTCGGCCTCGTCGCGGCGATCCTGAACGCCTTCATCGGCGCCGTCGTCTTCCTGCTGATCCTGCGCTTGATCAACGGTGGGTTCGGCTACCGACGCCGTTGGAATTGGTGA
- a CDS encoding MurR/RpiR family transcriptional regulator, with amino-acid sequence MAQAQPKPSPLASPLAELCSALPSLPMRLQEVGRFVAANDYDATTRSMRELASVAGADPASFTRLAKALGYSGWDELRAALTEARRPVQAAPFSGRAKSRRGGPNADVALVNDKLEAEAAGLTRISASAIADAARALHAAERIWITGFRSCRSVAELLTYELRLFRPGAVLLVGGSGPFDLDHGAFGADDAVVVIGFAPYSTASVETARAAHDAGATMIAIADSITAPMAEGADHLLLFEAATSPGFFPSLTGAIAVAQSLAAVAFTLGGAGAKRKLEQTEGRLAEMSQYFVEKG; translated from the coding sequence ATGGCCCAGGCTCAGCCGAAACCATCGCCGCTTGCATCTCCCCTTGCCGAATTGTGCAGCGCATTGCCGTCGCTGCCAATGCGGTTGCAGGAGGTCGGTCGTTTCGTCGCAGCCAATGATTACGACGCCACCACCCGCTCGATGCGCGAGCTTGCCTCCGTCGCCGGCGCCGACCCCGCCTCCTTCACCCGCCTCGCCAAGGCGCTCGGCTATTCCGGCTGGGATGAACTGCGCGCCGCGCTGACCGAGGCGCGCCGCCCGGTGCAGGCCGCGCCGTTCTCCGGCCGTGCCAAGAGCCGCCGCGGCGGACCGAATGCCGACGTCGCGCTGGTCAACGACAAGCTGGAGGCGGAAGCCGCCGGGCTGACGCGGATCTCGGCCAGCGCGATCGCAGACGCCGCGCGGGCGCTGCATGCCGCCGAGCGGATCTGGATCACGGGCTTTCGCAGCTGCCGCAGCGTGGCGGAACTGCTGACCTACGAGCTTCGCCTGTTCCGCCCCGGCGCGGTGCTGCTGGTCGGCGGCTCCGGGCCGTTCGATCTCGACCACGGTGCCTTCGGCGCCGACGACGCCGTCGTGGTGATCGGATTTGCGCCCTACTCCACCGCGAGCGTCGAGACCGCGCGCGCGGCGCACGATGCCGGCGCGACCATGATCGCGATCGCAGATTCGATCACCGCGCCGATGGCCGAGGGCGCCGATCATCTGCTGCTGTTCGAAGCCGCCACCTCGCCCGGCTTCTTCCCGAGTCTCACCGGCGCGATCGCAGTGGCACAGTCGCTCGCCGCGGTCGCCTTCACGCTGGGCGGCGCCGGTGCGAAGCGCAAGCTGGAGCAGACCGAGGGCCGGTTGGCCGAGATGTCGCAATATTTTGTCGAGAAAGGATAA
- a CDS encoding amino acid ABC transporter permease: MSSVAHLPQDPLPQDPLSIRRPRARRTLGGHIAAWLRGNLFPSIPSGIMTLLLLVVLGKACIGFWQWGIANAVWRVPGSDTGACRALHGLGACWAVIPEKYRFILFGTYPFDEQWRPAAAVLIFIALFVISSRRSFWRKELFLLWAAALIAIGVLMWGGLFGMSFVSQDRWGGLPVTLILATFGLALGFPLGVLVALGRRSKLPAIRSLCVLYVELIRGVPLISLLFMSSVMFPLFMPDGVNIDKLLRAQIAFILYAGAYLAEVVRGGLQAVPRGQYEAADALGLSYWRKHALIVLPQAIRHVIPPLVNTFLAFFKDTSLVLIIGIFDLLTTAKTAIVDPAWQSFSVEIYLFVGVIYFVFSFAMSRYSRSLEARRAGN; encoded by the coding sequence ATGAGCTCGGTCGCGCATCTCCCGCAGGATCCGCTGCCGCAAGATCCACTGTCGATCCGCCGGCCGCGCGCGCGGCGCACGCTGGGCGGCCACATCGCGGCGTGGCTGCGCGGCAATCTGTTTCCCTCGATCCCGTCCGGGATCATGACGCTGCTGCTGCTCGTCGTGCTCGGCAAGGCCTGCATCGGCTTCTGGCAATGGGGCATCGCCAACGCGGTGTGGCGCGTCCCCGGCAGCGACACCGGGGCCTGCCGCGCGCTGCATGGGCTCGGCGCGTGCTGGGCCGTGATCCCGGAAAAATACCGCTTCATCCTGTTCGGCACCTACCCGTTCGACGAGCAGTGGCGGCCGGCGGCAGCGGTGCTGATCTTCATCGCGCTGTTCGTGATCTCGAGCCGGCGCAGCTTCTGGCGCAAGGAATTGTTCCTGCTCTGGGCCGCGGCTCTGATCGCGATCGGCGTTTTGATGTGGGGCGGCCTGTTCGGCATGTCCTTTGTCTCGCAGGACCGCTGGGGCGGCCTGCCGGTGACGCTGATCCTCGCGACCTTCGGGCTCGCCCTCGGCTTCCCGCTCGGCGTTCTCGTCGCGCTCGGCCGCCGCTCCAAACTGCCGGCGATCCGCTCGCTCTGCGTGCTCTATGTCGAATTGATCCGCGGCGTGCCGCTGATCAGCCTGCTGTTCATGTCGAGCGTGATGTTTCCGTTGTTCATGCCCGACGGCGTCAACATCGACAAATTGCTGCGGGCGCAGATCGCCTTCATCCTCTACGCCGGCGCCTATCTCGCGGAAGTGGTGCGCGGCGGCCTGCAGGCGGTGCCGCGCGGGCAGTACGAGGCGGCCGACGCGCTCGGCCTGTCCTACTGGCGTAAGCACGCCCTGATCGTGCTGCCGCAGGCGATCCGCCACGTCATCCCGCCGCTGGTCAACACCTTCCTCGCCTTCTTCAAGGACACCAGCCTCGTCCTGATCATCGGCATCTTCGACCTCCTGACCACGGCGAAGACCGCGATCGTCGATCCGGCCTGGCAATCCTTCAGCGTCGAGATCTATCTGTTCGTCGGCGTGATCTATTTCGTGTTCTCCTTTGCGATGTCGCGCTACAGCCGCAGCCTCGAGGCCCGGCGCGCGGGGAATTGA
- a CDS encoding aspartate aminotransferase family protein — protein MAANKSRVMHRSLRETPPKAIGGEGVWLIAEDGRRVIDSSGGAAVSCLGHQHPRVLAAIAKQASTLAYAHTAFFSSAPAEELAERLVGHEPGGLGYVYFVSGGSEAIEASIKLARQYFIERGEPQRARFVARKQSYHGNTLGALSAGGNAWRREPYAPLLSPSFSHVTPAFAYHEKRGDESEAAFVARLAAELDAEFQRLGPDTVAAFIAEPVVGATAGCVPAPDGYFKAVREICNRHGALLILDEVMCGMGRTGTLHAWEQEGISPDIQAIAKGLGGGYQPIGAMLASSTIVDTVRDGSGAFQHGHTYLAHPLVCAAALEVQKTIAEEKLLDQVKERGRQLEQRLIERFGNHRHVGDIRGRGLFWAIELVADRGTRQPFDPKLKLNQRIKSIAFAGGLGCYPGGGTVDGKSGDHVLLAPPYIASSGDIDMIVERLGAAVDGALKDVGH, from the coding sequence ATGGCCGCCAACAAGAGCCGCGTGATGCACCGCAGCCTGCGCGAGACCCCGCCGAAGGCGATCGGCGGCGAGGGCGTCTGGCTGATTGCGGAGGATGGCCGCCGCGTCATCGATTCCTCCGGCGGCGCAGCGGTGTCCTGCCTCGGCCATCAGCATCCGCGCGTGCTGGCGGCGATTGCAAAACAGGCCTCCACCCTCGCCTATGCCCACACCGCGTTCTTCTCGTCGGCGCCGGCCGAAGAACTCGCCGAGCGGCTGGTCGGCCATGAGCCCGGCGGCCTCGGCTACGTCTATTTCGTCAGCGGCGGCTCGGAGGCGATCGAGGCCTCGATCAAGCTGGCGCGGCAATATTTCATCGAGCGCGGCGAACCGCAGCGGGCGCGCTTCGTCGCCCGCAAGCAGAGCTATCACGGCAACACGCTGGGCGCGCTGTCGGCCGGCGGCAATGCCTGGCGCCGCGAGCCCTATGCGCCGCTGCTGTCGCCGTCGTTCTCTCATGTCACGCCGGCCTTCGCCTATCACGAAAAGCGCGGCGATGAATCCGAGGCCGCCTTCGTCGCCCGGCTCGCCGCCGAGCTCGACGCCGAATTCCAGCGGCTCGGCCCCGACACGGTGGCGGCCTTCATCGCCGAGCCCGTGGTCGGGGCCACTGCTGGCTGCGTGCCGGCGCCGGACGGTTACTTCAAGGCGGTGCGCGAGATCTGCAACCGGCACGGCGCGCTCCTGATCCTCGACGAAGTGATGTGCGGCATGGGCCGCACCGGCACGCTGCATGCGTGGGAGCAGGAAGGCATCTCGCCCGACATCCAGGCGATCGCAAAGGGGCTCGGCGGCGGCTACCAGCCGATCGGCGCGATGCTCGCGAGCAGCACGATCGTCGACACCGTGCGCGACGGCTCCGGCGCGTTCCAGCACGGCCATACCTACCTGGCGCATCCGCTCGTCTGCGCCGCCGCGCTCGAGGTGCAGAAGACGATCGCCGAGGAAAAGCTGCTCGACCAGGTCAAGGAGCGTGGCCGACAGCTCGAGCAGCGGCTGATCGAGCGCTTCGGCAATCACCGCCATGTCGGCGACATCAGGGGCCGCGGCCTGTTCTGGGCGATCGAGCTGGTCGCCGACCGCGGCACGCGGCAGCCGTTCGATCCGAAGCTGAAGCTCAACCAGCGGATCAAGTCGATCGCCTTCGCCGGCGGGCTCGGCTGTTATCCCGGCGGCGGCACGGTCGACGGCAAGAGCGGCGACCACGTGCTGCTCGCCCCGCCCTATATCGCATCTTCCGGCGACATCGACATGATCGTCGAAAGGCTCGGCGCTGCGGTAGACGGCGCGTTGAAGGACGTTGGTCATTAG
- a CDS encoding Rid family hydrolase codes for MKFLGIALGAALSVAATSAGADVVRHPIPNSTFPIAQAVTVTGNTTTVYVSGQVPPVVNKDADPSSPQAYGDTKTQTIGALNRIKAILEGQGLAMGDVVKMQVFLVHSTAAPMDFKAFMEGYTQFFGGSQPNLPARSVVGVAALANPGFLVEIEVIAAKDKDSK; via the coding sequence ATGAAATTCCTTGGTATCGCGTTGGGCGCCGCGCTGTCCGTGGCGGCCACATCGGCCGGTGCCGATGTGGTCAGGCATCCGATCCCGAACTCGACCTTTCCGATCGCCCAGGCCGTCACCGTCACCGGCAACACCACCACCGTCTATGTCAGCGGCCAGGTGCCGCCTGTCGTCAACAAGGATGCCGATCCCTCGAGTCCGCAGGCTTATGGCGACACCAAGACGCAGACCATAGGCGCGCTCAATCGCATCAAGGCCATCCTGGAAGGGCAGGGCCTCGCCATGGGTGACGTCGTCAAGATGCAGGTCTTCCTGGTGCACAGCACAGCTGCGCCGATGGACTTCAAGGCCTTCATGGAGGGCTACACCCAGTTCTTCGGCGGCAGCCAGCCGAACCTGCCGGCGCGCTCGGTGGTCGGCGTCGCTGCGCTCGCCAATCCCGGCTTCCTGGTCGAGATCGAGGTGATCGCAGCCAAAGATAAGGACTCCAAATAG
- a CDS encoding c-type cytochrome: protein MRTTTPAVAALLLLSATAALGQDSAASRRTFSSGYRFVEMTGEELFANVCQGCHMPEATGATGAGSYPSLAGNKNLESGSYPVFMVVNGRRGMPAFGDMMTDGQVAAVVNYLRTHFGNDFQDAVTAKDVQDARH from the coding sequence ATGCGGACAACGACACCGGCGGTTGCCGCGCTGTTGCTGCTTTCGGCCACCGCGGCGCTCGGGCAGGACAGCGCCGCGAGCCGCCGCACCTTCTCCTCCGGCTACCGCTTCGTCGAGATGACCGGCGAGGAGCTGTTCGCCAATGTCTGCCAGGGCTGCCACATGCCGGAGGCGACGGGTGCGACCGGCGCCGGCAGCTATCCGTCGCTGGCCGGCAACAAGAACCTCGAATCGGGCAGCTATCCGGTGTTCATGGTCGTCAACGGCCGCCGCGGCATGCCGGCGTTCGGCGACATGATGACCGATGGTCAGGTCGCCGCCGTTGTGAATTATCTGCGCACGCACTTCGGCAACGATTTTCAGGACGCGGTGACGGCGAAGGATGTGCAGGACGCCCGCCACTGA
- the cnbZ gene encoding 2-amino-5-chloromuconate deaminase CnbZ codes for MTDTTEAPDSGYRFMPGVSQYSCGIGALPGFAVERVRFAEPVPLSAGFAKIADIIKAAGRPLTAFGACELRSPAPFTEDGFKAFNAAYIETLIEWGVMRDGVNPVARSNVCPKIDPPREPCFHAFCYTVPAPRDTPESFVVAGSGESVEGKANYRNHTVAPGDTSPAGMQAKATFVLDEMERRMRAFGGAWADTTAVQLYTVHDAYPLLERELGRRGVLRNGLTWHFDRPPVVGLDYEMDCRRVHRERVV; via the coding sequence ATGACCGACACGACCGAAGCTCCCGACAGCGGCTATCGCTTCATGCCCGGCGTCAGCCAGTATTCCTGTGGCATTGGCGCGCTGCCCGGCTTTGCCGTCGAGCGCGTCAGGTTCGCCGAACCGGTGCCGCTCAGCGCAGGCTTTGCGAAAATCGCTGATATCATCAAAGCCGCCGGCCGGCCGCTCACCGCGTTCGGTGCCTGCGAACTGCGCTCGCCGGCACCGTTCACCGAGGACGGCTTCAAGGCGTTCAACGCGGCCTACATCGAGACGCTGATCGAATGGGGCGTGATGCGTGATGGCGTCAATCCGGTGGCGCGCAGCAATGTCTGTCCGAAGATCGATCCGCCGCGGGAGCCGTGCTTTCATGCGTTCTGCTACACGGTGCCGGCGCCGAGAGATACGCCCGAGAGTTTCGTGGTGGCCGGCAGCGGGGAATCCGTCGAGGGCAAGGCGAATTATCGTAACCACACCGTTGCGCCCGGCGACACCAGTCCAGCTGGCATGCAGGCGAAGGCAACCTTCGTGCTCGACGAGATGGAGCGCCGGATGCGCGCATTCGGCGGCGCGTGGGCCGACACCACCGCGGTGCAACTTTACACCGTGCACGACGCCTATCCTCTCCTCGAACGCGAACTCGGCCGCCGCGGCGTGCTGCGCAACGGCCTGACCTGGCATTTCGACCGGCCACCGGTGGTCGGGCTCGACTATGAGATGGATTGCCGCCGTGTGCATCGCGAGCGTGTGGTTTGA
- a CDS encoding amino acid ABC transporter permease, with the protein MTTSTPKRPPSRPLRLSLDDPRIAGLFWQVLVVGIAVAIVAFLWSNAVHNLSVRRISTGFAFLGREAGMPISDSWIDYTPKNTYLRAFIVGLVNTLRVAVIGIILATIVGTLVGIARLSTNWLLSRLAAVYVEVLRDLPLLLQLLFWYVLLQGLPAARQAWKPVEGVFLSNRGLILPAVPMHEANWWVALALVAGLVVLHFVRRRLIAQQMLDGRARPAWPYALGLVVALPALVSFVSGASWSVTLPELRGFNFVGGLTLAPEYFALLIALVTYTSAFIAEIVRSGIEAVPRGQWDAAKALGLKRSFSLQHIVLPQALRVIIPPMTSQYLNLTKNSSLAVAVGYQDIVSVANTTLNQTGQAIESIALIMMVFLTISLGISLFMNWYNARIALVER; encoded by the coding sequence GTGACGACATCGACGCCGAAACGCCCTCCTTCTCGGCCCTTGCGGCTCTCGCTCGACGATCCGCGCATCGCCGGCCTGTTCTGGCAGGTGCTGGTGGTCGGCATCGCGGTCGCCATCGTCGCCTTCCTGTGGTCGAACGCGGTGCACAATCTGTCGGTGCGGCGGATCTCGACCGGCTTCGCCTTCCTCGGCCGCGAAGCCGGCATGCCGATATCAGACAGCTGGATCGACTACACGCCGAAGAACACCTATTTGCGCGCCTTCATCGTCGGCCTCGTCAACACGCTGCGCGTCGCGGTGATCGGCATCATATTGGCGACGATCGTCGGCACGCTGGTCGGCATCGCGCGTCTGTCGACCAACTGGCTGCTGTCGCGGCTTGCCGCCGTCTATGTCGAGGTGCTGCGCGACCTGCCGCTGTTGCTGCAACTGTTGTTCTGGTACGTCCTGCTGCAGGGCCTTCCGGCGGCGCGCCAGGCCTGGAAGCCGGTCGAGGGCGTCTTTCTTTCCAATCGCGGCCTGATCTTGCCGGCGGTGCCGATGCACGAGGCCAATTGGTGGGTCGCGCTTGCGCTGGTCGCAGGGCTCGTGGTCCTGCATTTCGTCCGGCGCCGCCTGATCGCGCAGCAGATGCTGGATGGCAGGGCGCGGCCGGCCTGGCCCTATGCGCTCGGCCTCGTGGTCGCGCTGCCGGCGCTGGTGTCGTTTGTCTCGGGTGCAAGCTGGAGCGTCACGCTGCCCGAGCTGCGCGGCTTCAATTTCGTCGGTGGGCTGACGCTAGCGCCGGAATATTTCGCGCTGCTGATCGCGCTCGTCACCTACACCTCGGCGTTCATTGCGGAGATCGTGCGCAGCGGCATCGAGGCGGTGCCGCGCGGGCAGTGGGATGCCGCCAAGGCGCTCGGGCTGAAGCGGAGCTTTTCGCTGCAGCACATCGTGCTGCCGCAGGCGCTGCGCGTCATCATCCCGCCGATGACCAGCCAGTATCTCAACCTGACCAAGAATTCCTCGCTGGCGGTCGCGGTCGGCTACCAGGACATCGTCTCGGTCGCCAACACCACGCTGAACCAGACCGGGCAGGCGATCGAGTCGATCGCTTTGATCATGATGGTGTTCCTCACCATCAGCCTCGGCATCAGCCTGTTCATGAACTGGTACAATGCGCGGATCGCGCTGGTGGAGCGCTGA